The following proteins are co-located in the Manihot esculenta cultivar AM560-2 chromosome 7, M.esculenta_v8, whole genome shotgun sequence genome:
- the LOC110618767 gene encoding WAT1-related protein At2g39510 yields MESRGKFCEKAKPYLAVIVLQFGYVGMSIISKFALNKGMSQHVFVVYRHALAALVMSPFAIVFDRKVRPKMTVPIFAKILLLGLLEPTIDQNLFYTGMKYTTATFAVTLSNILPAFAFLTAWALRLEEVNLRKLRSQAKILGTLVTVGGAMVMTLFKGAKLDLPWTKGHDYHGSTSDLTTHDDPLKGAIMIVVGTFCWSSFIILQAITLKTYPAQLSLTALICLMGTIEGSIFALIMERGNPSAWSIHFDSRFLAAVYGGVVCSGVTYYVQGVVMKSKGPVFVTAFNPLNMVIITILGSFVLSEIVYLGRVVGAVAIIIGLYLVLWGKSKDQSPITSTNEKEALEMDSIEETSNQESVAIDFNKVRPAHESV; encoded by the exons ATGGAGTCCAGGGGTAAGTTCTGTGAAAAAGCCAAGCCATATTTGGCTGTGATTGTTCTGCAGTTTGGATATGTAGGCATGTCCATAATTTCAAAGTTTGCTCTAAACAAAGGGATGAGTCAACATGTGTTCGTGGTCTATAGACATGCTTTAGCCGCCCTTGTAATGTCTCCCTTTGCCATTGTTTTTGATAG GAAGGTGAGGCCAAAGATGACAGTCCCTATCTTTGCTAAGATACTGTTGTTAGGCTTGTTAGA GCCAACTATAGACCAGAACTTGTTTTACACTGGCATGAAGTACACCACAGCAACTTTTGCTGTTACTTTGAGCAATATTCTCCCTGCTTTTGCTTTTCTTACGGCTTGGGCCTTGAG GCTTGAGGAGGTTAATTTGAGGAAATTGCGTAGCCAGGCAAAGATATTGGGGACTCTAGTGACTGTGGGAGGAGCAATGGTAATGACTCTATTTAAAGGAGCAAAGCTGGATTTGCCATGGACAAAAGGACATGATTATCATGGATCTACCAGTGATCTAACCACACATGATGATCCCCTTAAGGGTGCTATTATGATTGTTGTAGGCACCTTTTGCTGGTCTAGTTTCATCATCCTTCAG GCAATAACCCTAAAAACATACCCTGCTCAGCTCTCCCTAACAGCTTTGATATGCTTGATGGGCACTATTGAAGGATCCATATTTGCTCTCATAATGGAAAGGGGAAATCCCTCTGCTTGGTCTATACACTTTGATTCTAGGTTTTTAGCTGCTGTTTATGGT GGAGTAGTTTGCTCAGGAGTTACTTATTATGTGCAAGGAGTGGTAATGAAGAGTAAAGGTCCTGTCTTTGTCACTGCCTTCAATCCTTTAAACATGGTTATCATTACAATCTTGGGGTCCTTTGTCTTGTCAGAGATTGTCTATTTAGGAAG GGTTGTTGGAGCAGTAGCCATAATCATTGGGTTATATCTAGTTTTGTGGGGTAAGAGCAAGGATCAATCTCCAATTACTTCAACCAATGAAAAGGAAGCTTTAGAAATGGATTCTATAGAAGAGACTTCAAATCAAGAATCGGTTGCCATTGATTTCAACAAAGTGAGACCTGCCCATGAATCTGTCTGA